GATGCCGAATACCCGTTCGTGCTCACGACCGGCCGTATCCTCTGGCACTGGCACACCGGCTCCATGACCCGCCGGTCCGCGACCCTCGACAACGAGGTCCCGACGGGATGGATCGAGATCAACCCCGAGGACGCGAAGGCGCTCGGTATCAAGGACAAGGAACTTGTCCGTGCGAGCACCCGCCGCGGCACGGTCGACGTTCCCGCCCGGGTGACGAAGGACATCATGAAGGGTGTCATGTTCATGCCGTTCCACTTCGCCGAGTGCGCGGCAAACATCCTGACGAACAACGCTCTCGACCCCATCGCCAAGATCCCCGAGTTCAAGGCCTGTGCTGTGAAGGTTGAGAAGATTACGGAGGCCTGAATATGGCAGCGAAAGGAGACTCTTTCTACGCATGGGCAGCCGACGCCGCCTGCCAGGAGAAGGGCGAGTGCGGCGGAGCGGTCACCGCTCTGCTGACGCACGCTCTTAAGTCCGGCATGGTGGACGCCGTCCTTGCAGTCAAGAAGGGACAGGACATCTACGATGCCGTCCCCACGCTCATCACCGACCCCGCCGAGCTCGCAGAGACGGCAGGCTCCCTCCACTGCGGGACCCTCCTGCTCTCGAAGCTGGTCAAGAAGTACCTTGACGGCGCGAAGGACATGAAGATCGCCGTCCCGGTCAAGGGCTGCGACACGATGGGCCTGTACGAACTTGCAAAGCGCAACCAGGTCAACCTGGACAACGTCGTGATGATCGGCCTCAACTGCGGCGGATCGGTCAGCCCGGTCTCCGCCCGGAAGATGATCGCCGAGAAGTTCGGTGTCAACCCCGACGACGTTGTCAAGGAAGAGATCGACAAGGGCCAGTTCATCATCGTCACGAAGGACGGCCAGCACAAGGGCATCTCGATCGACGAGCTCGAGGAAGAAGGCTTCGGCCGCCGGTCCAACTGCCGCCGCTGCAAGATGAAGATCCCGCGCCAGGCGGACCTCGCCTGCGGCAACTGGGGTGTCATCGGCGAGAAGGCCGGCAAGGCCACCTTCGTCGAGGTCTGCTCCGAGAAGGGTGCCAACCTCTTTGACGGCGCCGTGAAGGCCGGGGCCATCAAGACCGACGCCGTGCCCGCAAAGGCACTTGAGATCCGCGGCAAGGTCGAAGGCGCCATGCTGAAGCTCGGCGACAAGTGGCGGGCCCGCCACTTCGAGAGCCTCGGCGAGGGGAAGGACCGCTTAAAGAAGATCATGGACGAGACTTCCCGGTGCATCAAGTGCTACGCCTGCATCGAGAACTGCCCGATCTGCTACTGCGTTGAGTGCAGCACGAAGAAGGCCTACCTGGTCGAGCCCGGTCAGGTCCCGCCGCCCTTCATGTTCCACCTGATCCGCTACGCCCACGTATCGGACTCGTGTATCAACTGCGGCCAGTGCGAAGAGAACTGCGCGATGGATATCCCGAACGCGCTCTTCATGCACGCCCTGGAAGTCGACCTCGAGAAGATGTTCGGCCACACCCCCGGTGTGAGCATGGACCTCCCGGTGC
This portion of the Methanoculleus caldifontis genome encodes:
- a CDS encoding molybdopterin oxidoreductase family protein — encoded protein: SYHGMNYERLNRPEALHWPCPAADHPGTPILHTAKFAHPDGLGIFNPIEWKPPAEVPDAEYPFVLTTGRILWHWHTGSMTRRSATLDNEVPTGWIEINPEDAKALGIKDKELVRASTRRGTVDVPARVTKDIMKGVMFMPFHFAECAANILTNNALDPIAKIPEFKACAVKVEKITEA
- a CDS encoding Coenzyme F420 hydrogenase/dehydrogenase, beta subunit C-terminal domain is translated as MAAKGDSFYAWAADAACQEKGECGGAVTALLTHALKSGMVDAVLAVKKGQDIYDAVPTLITDPAELAETAGSLHCGTLLLSKLVKKYLDGAKDMKIAVPVKGCDTMGLYELAKRNQVNLDNVVMIGLNCGGSVSPVSARKMIAEKFGVNPDDVVKEEIDKGQFIIVTKDGQHKGISIDELEEEGFGRRSNCRRCKMKIPRQADLACGNWGVIGEKAGKATFVEVCSEKGANLFDGAVKAGAIKTDAVPAKALEIRGKVEGAMLKLGDKWRARHFESLGEGKDRLKKIMDETSRCIKCYACIENCPICYCVECSTKKAYLVEPGQVPPPFMFHLIRYAHVSDSCINCGQCEENCAMDIPNALFMHALEVDLEKMFGHTPGVSMDLPVLALAEEKAERERLSATGSDQIFNVFE